A region of Micromonospora sp. WMMD882 DNA encodes the following proteins:
- a CDS encoding altronate dehydratase family protein, producing MTAIPQAGGVSGATPQPDRTVPVALARSRRTTIRLHPDDDVVVACYGLTPGDRLDGEGVTVRDPLPAGHKIATRAIAAGERVLRYGQIIGVATRDIAPGAHVHVHNLGMVEFERELAPAVDARPTGYVPTPATFLGLRRADGRAATRNYIALISSVNCSATVVRAIADHFRRDIHPEALADYPNVDGVVPITHGVGCAVDPQGLGLKVLQRTLRGYAQHPNFGAVVAIGLGCETNQLDDLLEVDLSAVDRPVASFNMQDVGGTARSIRRGIELVTSLLPEVNDVRRTPVPAAELVVGLQCGGSDGYSGITANPALGAAVDRLVRHGGTAILSETPEIYGAEHLLARRAHTPAVARRLLDRFAWWQEYADRMQAELNNNPSAGNKAGGLTTVLEKSLGGVSKGGSTDLMEVYEYAERVREHGLVFMDTPGFDPVSATGQVAGGANLICFTTGRGSAYGCQPTPSLKLASNNELWLRQREDIDINCGDIVSGFSTVDEVGEQIFQRMLSCASGQRSVSELFGYGQNEFVPWQLSAVM from the coding sequence GTGACCGCGATCCCACAGGCGGGCGGCGTGTCGGGGGCGACCCCGCAGCCGGACCGGACGGTGCCGGTGGCGCTGGCCCGCTCCCGCCGTACCACCATCCGGTTGCACCCGGACGACGACGTCGTGGTCGCCTGCTACGGCCTGACCCCGGGCGACCGGCTCGACGGCGAGGGCGTGACCGTGCGGGACCCGCTCCCGGCCGGTCACAAGATCGCCACCCGGGCCATCGCGGCGGGGGAGCGCGTGCTGCGGTACGGGCAGATCATCGGGGTGGCGACCCGGGACATCGCGCCCGGGGCCCACGTGCACGTGCACAACCTGGGCATGGTGGAGTTCGAGCGGGAGCTCGCGCCCGCCGTCGACGCCCGGCCGACCGGGTACGTGCCGACGCCGGCCACCTTCCTCGGCCTCCGGCGGGCCGACGGTCGCGCCGCGACCCGCAACTACATCGCGCTGATCAGCAGCGTCAACTGCTCGGCGACCGTGGTGCGGGCGATCGCCGACCACTTCCGCCGCGACATCCACCCCGAGGCGCTGGCCGACTACCCGAACGTCGACGGCGTCGTGCCGATCACCCACGGCGTCGGCTGCGCCGTCGACCCGCAGGGCCTCGGCCTGAAGGTCCTCCAGCGCACGCTGCGCGGGTACGCCCAGCACCCGAACTTCGGGGCGGTGGTGGCGATCGGGCTCGGCTGCGAGACCAACCAGCTCGACGATCTCCTGGAGGTGGACCTCAGCGCCGTCGACCGGCCGGTGGCCAGCTTCAACATGCAGGACGTCGGCGGCACCGCCAGGAGCATCCGCCGGGGCATCGAGCTGGTCACGTCGCTACTGCCCGAGGTGAACGACGTGCGCCGCACGCCGGTGCCGGCCGCCGAGCTGGTCGTCGGCCTGCAGTGCGGCGGCTCGGACGGTTACTCCGGCATCACCGCCAACCCGGCGCTCGGCGCCGCCGTCGACCGGCTGGTCCGGCACGGCGGCACCGCGATCCTCTCGGAGACCCCGGAGATCTACGGCGCCGAGCACCTGCTGGCCCGCCGGGCGCACACCCCGGCCGTCGCCCGGCGGCTGCTGGACCGCTTCGCCTGGTGGCAGGAGTACGCGGACCGGATGCAGGCCGAGCTGAACAACAACCCGTCCGCCGGCAACAAGGCCGGCGGTCTGACCACCGTCCTGGAGAAGTCGCTCGGCGGCGTCTCCAAGGGCGGCAGCACCGACCTCATGGAGGTCTACGAGTACGCCGAGCGGGTGCGCGAGCACGGGCTGGTCTTCATGGACACGCCCGGTTTCGATCCCGTCTCGGCCACGGGCCAGGTCGCCGGAGGAGCGAACCTGATCTGTTTCACCACCGGCCGCGGGTCCGCCTACGGCTGCCAGCCGACGCCCTCCCTCAAGCTCGCCTCCAACAACGAGCTGTGGCTTCGGCAACGCGAGGACATCGACATCAACTGCGGCGACATCGTCAGCGGGTTCAGCACGGTCGACGAGGTCGGGGAGCAGATCTTCCAGCGGATGCTCTCCTGCGCCTCCGGCCAGCGCTCGGTGAGCGAGTTGTTCGGCTACGGGCAGAACGAGTTCGTGCCGTGGCAACTGTCCGCCGTGATGTGA
- a CDS encoding extracellular solute-binding protein: MKAHRFLVATTAAAMAVALAACGTSGPGDSGDGDQTLNLWYLSDNPTVPDAAKRFEAANPGWKVNLTDTPNDQYKTKLRVGLGTPNGPDVFFNWGGSDLVEYEKSDLVVPLEDMMREKKLNDVFGPAVLRQGQVDGTQYGLATAVEASMVWYNKDIFAELNLSAPTTWEQFLDVIAKTKAAGYTPIAMANSSQWPGSQWWSELVALSCGPDFWATLGTEPKIRLDDPCVVAGHQKIVELVQAGAFNQGFNGLDYDKGESRQLFWSGKAAMNHMGNWTLTSAKEEAPEMMSKMDFFTVPAWSGAKGTSDMMTGGLAPMYSAAKSDKSDKAADLLYYLVDQDSAKAITELGRVPVYEGTEISEPLVKKVSDAIAAAPALAPWPDHVLAPEWTTEMLQTVQSLFGLSVSPQDAASRLQTKYEQVKQ; the protein is encoded by the coding sequence ATGAAGGCTCACCGTTTTCTGGTCGCCACCACGGCGGCCGCGATGGCGGTCGCCCTGGCGGCCTGCGGGACCTCCGGTCCCGGGGACTCCGGCGACGGCGACCAGACCCTCAACCTGTGGTACCTGTCGGACAACCCGACGGTGCCGGACGCCGCCAAGCGGTTCGAGGCGGCTAACCCCGGGTGGAAGGTCAACCTGACCGACACCCCGAACGACCAGTACAAGACGAAGCTGCGGGTGGGCCTCGGGACCCCCAACGGCCCGGACGTCTTCTTCAACTGGGGCGGCTCGGACCTCGTCGAGTACGAGAAGTCCGACCTGGTCGTCCCGCTCGAAGACATGATGCGGGAGAAGAAGCTCAACGACGTGTTCGGCCCGGCGGTGCTGCGGCAGGGGCAGGTCGACGGCACGCAGTACGGGCTGGCGACCGCGGTCGAGGCGTCGATGGTCTGGTACAACAAGGACATCTTCGCCGAGCTCAACCTGTCGGCGCCCACCACCTGGGAGCAGTTCCTCGACGTCATCGCGAAGACCAAGGCGGCCGGCTACACCCCGATCGCGATGGCCAACTCCAGCCAGTGGCCCGGTAGCCAGTGGTGGTCGGAGCTGGTGGCGCTCTCCTGCGGCCCGGACTTCTGGGCCACCCTCGGCACCGAGCCGAAGATCCGGCTCGACGACCCCTGCGTGGTCGCGGGGCACCAGAAGATCGTCGAGCTGGTCCAGGCCGGCGCGTTCAACCAGGGCTTCAACGGCCTGGACTACGACAAGGGCGAGTCCCGGCAACTGTTCTGGTCCGGCAAGGCCGCGATGAACCACATGGGCAACTGGACGCTCACCTCCGCCAAGGAGGAAGCGCCCGAGATGATGTCCAAGATGGACTTCTTCACGGTGCCGGCCTGGTCGGGCGCCAAGGGGACCAGCGACATGATGACCGGTGGCCTGGCCCCGATGTACTCGGCGGCGAAGTCCGACAAGTCGGACAAGGCGGCCGATTTGCTGTACTACCTGGTCGACCAGGACTCCGCCAAGGCCATCACCGAGCTCGGCCGGGTGCCGGTCTACGAGGGGACCGAGATCAGCGAGCCGCTGGTGAAGAAGGTCTCCGACGCCATCGCCGCCGCTCCCGCCCTGGCCCCGTGGCCGGACCACGTGCTCGCGCCGGAGTGGACCACGGAGATGCTGCAGACCGTGCAGAGCCTGTTCGGTCTGAGCGTCAGCCCGCAGGACGCGGCCTCCCGGCTGCAGACCAAGTACGAGCAGGTCAAGCAGTAG
- a CDS encoding sugar ABC transporter permease: MIRSERLKWAAFLAPALAVYAVFLIYPVVQSGVLSFSSWAGPGRPSVPVGLANYRELFGDPIFWRALGNTAILLVVSVFVQLPIGLGLALIITSARRGMRFWRGVYFVPTLMSTVAVGILWRFVYSPDYGIVNGFLRGVGLDGLAQGWLGQTSTALAAVIGANVWQWAPFYMIIYVAALVGLDPEVYEAAALDGADGWQKFWYVTLPLLRPVLFTTAILSLAGSIKAFDLVYIMTDGGPSNSTELLATYMFRQGFTNYQLGYASSIAMVMFLLTLVLTVVVLARSNRREGAEKTRG, encoded by the coding sequence ATGATTCGTAGTGAACGGCTGAAGTGGGCGGCCTTCCTGGCTCCGGCGCTCGCGGTGTACGCGGTGTTCCTGATCTACCCGGTCGTGCAGTCCGGTGTGTTGAGCTTCTCGTCCTGGGCGGGGCCCGGCCGCCCGTCGGTCCCGGTGGGACTGGCGAACTACCGTGAGCTGTTCGGCGACCCGATCTTCTGGCGGGCGCTCGGTAACACCGCGATCCTGCTGGTGGTGAGCGTCTTCGTCCAGTTGCCCATCGGGCTGGGGCTGGCGCTCATCATCACCAGCGCCCGGCGGGGGATGCGGTTCTGGCGGGGCGTCTACTTCGTGCCGACGCTGATGTCGACGGTCGCCGTGGGCATCCTCTGGCGCTTCGTCTACAGCCCCGACTACGGAATCGTCAACGGCTTCCTGCGCGGTGTCGGCCTCGACGGGCTCGCGCAGGGCTGGCTCGGCCAGACCAGCACCGCGCTGGCCGCGGTGATCGGCGCGAACGTCTGGCAGTGGGCGCCCTTCTACATGATCATCTACGTCGCCGCGCTCGTCGGACTGGACCCGGAGGTCTACGAGGCGGCGGCCCTGGACGGCGCGGACGGCTGGCAGAAGTTCTGGTACGTCACGCTGCCGCTGCTGCGCCCGGTGCTGTTCACCACGGCGATCCTGTCGCTGGCCGGGTCCATCAAGGCGTTCGACCTGGTCTACATCATGACCGACGGCGGGCCGAGCAACTCCACCGAGCTGCTGGCCACCTACATGTTCCGCCAGGGCTTCACGAACTACCAGCTCGGCTACGCCAGCTCGATCGCGATGGTCATGTTCCTGCTCACGCTCGTGCTGACCGTCGTGGTGCTGGCCCGCTCGAACCGGCGCGAGGGCGCCGAGAAGACGAGGGGTTGA
- a CDS encoding carbohydrate ABC transporter permease, whose product MTSAVVDRTVTGRPPAKDRRPRRPLRWSGAARLVVAIVAAVLSLFPFAFMALSSLKTRSDFLDRPFGLPRELTLANFTGLFSADFGRYFVNSIVIAAVTVTGTVVLAILAAYPLSRFRTRLNTPMMLLFLAGIMVPVHVTLIPIYVLTQQLTMYDSIAALFGPFIAFNLPMAVFVLASFFRQIPEALFEAARIDGAGHWRILRNVVMPVSGPAISTVGIITFIFVWNEFVFALVLLSSQPNYPLPLGLNAFYGQFSVNIPGMMAALTLATIPSILFYLLAQERVVSGLAAGALRGE is encoded by the coding sequence ATGACCAGTGCTGTGGTGGACCGTACCGTCACCGGCCGGCCGCCGGCGAAGGACCGTCGTCCCCGCCGGCCCCTGCGCTGGTCCGGGGCCGCGCGACTGGTCGTCGCGATCGTCGCGGCGGTGCTGTCGCTGTTCCCGTTCGCGTTCATGGCGCTGAGCTCGCTGAAGACCCGCAGCGACTTCCTCGACCGTCCGTTCGGCCTGCCGCGTGAGCTGACCCTGGCCAACTTCACCGGGCTGTTCTCGGCCGACTTCGGCCGCTACTTCGTGAACAGCATCGTGATCGCCGCGGTGACCGTCACCGGAACGGTCGTCCTGGCGATCCTGGCGGCCTACCCGCTGTCACGCTTCCGCACCCGGCTCAACACGCCGATGATGCTGCTGTTCCTGGCCGGAATCATGGTGCCGGTGCACGTCACGCTCATCCCGATCTACGTCCTGACCCAGCAGCTGACGATGTACGACTCGATCGCCGCGCTGTTCGGCCCGTTCATCGCGTTCAACCTGCCGATGGCCGTCTTCGTGCTGGCCAGCTTCTTCCGGCAGATCCCCGAGGCGCTGTTCGAGGCCGCGAGGATCGACGGCGCGGGCCACTGGCGGATCCTGCGCAACGTGGTGATGCCGGTCTCCGGACCGGCGATCTCCACCGTCGGGATCATCACGTTCATCTTCGTCTGGAACGAGTTCGTCTTCGCGCTCGTCCTGCTCTCCTCGCAGCCCAACTATCCGCTGCCGCTGGGCCTCAACGCGTTCTACGGCCAGTTCAGCGTGAACATCCCCGGCATGATGGCGGCCCTGACGCTGGCCACCATCCCGTCGATCCTGTTCTACCTGTTGGCCCAGGAGCGGGTCGTGTCGGGCCTCGCGGCCGGCGCCCTGCGCGGCGAGTAG
- a CDS encoding RbsD/FucU family protein, producing MLLNINPLLTGELLKRLDEMGHSDYVLIADANFPAHRLDPRAVEYPGTTVPQVAAAICEVLPLDADLAPVLMDSGRTPAPTVQDDILAAVGHPSPPRTVDRWAYYDLAAGASVVVSTGELRLWANVILHKGLVTG from the coding sequence ATGCTGCTCAACATCAACCCGCTGCTCACCGGCGAGCTGCTCAAGCGGCTCGACGAGATGGGCCACTCGGACTACGTCCTGATCGCCGACGCGAACTTCCCGGCGCACCGCCTCGACCCGCGCGCCGTCGAGTACCCGGGGACGACGGTGCCCCAGGTGGCCGCCGCGATCTGCGAGGTCCTGCCGCTGGACGCCGACCTGGCCCCGGTGCTCATGGACAGCGGGCGGACGCCCGCGCCCACCGTCCAGGACGACATCCTCGCGGCCGTCGGCCACCCGTCGCCGCCCCGGACGGTGGACCGCTGGGCGTACTACGACCTGGCCGCCGGGGCCAGCGTCGTGGTGTCCACCGGCGAGCTGCGGCTCTGGGCCAACGTCATCCTCCACAAGGGGCTGGTGACCGGGTGA
- a CDS encoding NAD(P)-dependent alcohol dehydrogenase has protein sequence MTTQTMRASVLVEQGRLRVDEVRIPEPAADQVLVRIASVGVCGSDVHYFQHGRIGDFVLDSPMILGHEAAGVIVAVGAGVSPDRVGRRVAIEPQRACRVCEQCRHGRYNLCPAIEFYATPPIDGAFAEYQAIQADYAFPVPDSMSLEAAALCEPLSVGIWSNQKAGTAPGSRVLVAGAGPVGVIITQVARAFGASEVIVSDVSAGRREAALRYGASRVVDPAAEDIATLGLEVDAFIDASGAEAAVRDGVLAVRPAGRVVLVGMGADDVTLPVSRIQNRELILTGVFRYANTWPLAIELAASGRVDLDSMVTGRYGLDDVEAALTATTDPRTLKAVVRPGD, from the coding sequence GTGACCACGCAGACGATGCGGGCCAGCGTACTGGTGGAGCAGGGCCGCCTCCGGGTGGACGAGGTACGGATCCCGGAACCCGCCGCGGACCAGGTGCTGGTGCGTATCGCCTCGGTCGGGGTGTGCGGGTCGGACGTGCACTACTTCCAGCACGGCCGGATCGGCGACTTCGTGCTGGACTCGCCGATGATCCTGGGCCACGAGGCGGCCGGCGTCATCGTCGCGGTCGGCGCCGGCGTGTCGCCGGACCGCGTCGGCCGGCGGGTCGCGATCGAGCCGCAGCGCGCGTGCCGGGTGTGCGAGCAGTGCAGACACGGCCGGTACAACCTCTGCCCGGCCATCGAGTTCTACGCGACGCCACCGATCGACGGCGCGTTCGCCGAGTACCAGGCGATCCAGGCGGACTACGCGTTCCCCGTCCCCGACTCGATGAGCCTGGAGGCGGCGGCCCTCTGCGAGCCGCTGTCGGTGGGCATCTGGAGCAACCAGAAGGCCGGCACCGCGCCGGGCTCACGCGTCCTGGTCGCCGGCGCGGGACCGGTCGGCGTGATCATCACGCAGGTGGCGCGGGCCTTCGGGGCCAGCGAGGTGATCGTCTCGGACGTCTCCGCCGGCCGTCGGGAGGCGGCGCTGCGCTACGGGGCCAGCCGGGTCGTCGACCCGGCCGCCGAGGACATCGCGACGCTCGGTCTGGAGGTCGACGCGTTCATCGACGCCAGCGGCGCGGAGGCGGCGGTCCGGGACGGGGTGCTGGCGGTCCGACCGGCCGGCCGGGTCGTCCTGGTCGGCATGGGCGCGGACGACGTGACCCTGCCGGTGTCCCGGATCCAGAACCGGGAACTGATCCTGACCGGCGTCTTCCGGTACGCCAACACCTGGCCGCTGGCGATCGAGCTCGCCGCGTCCGGCCGGGTGGACCTCGACTCGATGGTCACCGGTCGGTACGGCCTCGACGACGTCGAGGCGGCGTTGACCGCCACCACCGACCCCCGGACGCTCAAGGCCGTCGTCCGTCCGGGCGACTGA
- a CDS encoding fumarylacetoacetate hydrolase family protein, producing the protein MRYTSADGSAAGVAVRDDDGALRQLPFPSLAAALRVPLAELREAVTAADRPAPPDVRLLPPVDGRTEVWGGGVTYQRSRQARMEESAAADVYARLYDAERPELFLKSVAWRVVTDGEPIGVREDSALNLPEAELGVVANAAGELVGYTVVNDVTSRSIEGENPLYLPQAKVYAGSCAISPGIRPAWEVDRPDDLAVSCTVLRDGRPVWSEATSTAQLRRPPTELLSWLYRQDTYPDGVVLSTGTGLVPELDFTLREDDIVEIDIAEVGRLRNHVARGVAAFTWLRDDATGRGRA; encoded by the coding sequence GTGCGCTACACATCGGCGGACGGGAGCGCCGCCGGCGTCGCCGTCCGGGACGACGACGGCGCCCTGCGGCAACTGCCCTTCCCGTCCCTGGCCGCCGCGCTGCGGGTCCCCCTGGCCGAGCTGCGCGAGGCGGTGACGGCGGCCGACCGGCCGGCGCCGCCGGACGTGCGCCTGCTGCCGCCGGTGGACGGCCGGACCGAGGTGTGGGGCGGGGGCGTCACCTACCAGCGGTCCCGGCAGGCCCGGATGGAGGAGAGCGCCGCCGCCGACGTCTACGCGCGCCTGTACGACGCCGAGCGGCCCGAGCTGTTCCTGAAGTCGGTGGCCTGGCGGGTGGTGACCGACGGGGAGCCCATCGGCGTCCGCGAGGACTCGGCGCTGAACCTGCCGGAGGCCGAGCTGGGCGTGGTGGCGAACGCGGCCGGCGAGCTGGTCGGCTACACGGTCGTCAACGACGTCACCTCCCGCAGCATCGAGGGGGAGAACCCGCTCTACCTGCCGCAGGCGAAGGTGTACGCGGGGTCCTGCGCCATCTCTCCGGGGATCCGCCCGGCGTGGGAGGTCGACCGACCGGACGACCTGGCGGTGTCCTGCACGGTGCTGCGCGACGGGCGGCCGGTCTGGTCGGAGGCCACCTCCACGGCCCAGTTGCGCCGGCCGCCGACGGAGCTGCTGTCGTGGCTCTACCGGCAGGACACCTACCCCGACGGGGTGGTCCTGAGCACCGGCACCGGGCTGGTGCCGGAGCTCGACTTCACCCTCCGGGAGGACGACATCGTGGAAATCGACATCGCCGAGGTGGGCCGGTTGCGTAACCATGTGGCGCGGGGCGTCGCGGCCTTCACCTGGCTGCGGGACGACGCCACGGGACGGGGGCGCGCATGA
- a CDS encoding aldehyde dehydrogenase (NADP(+)): MTGDSTTSELDVILDAAVAAAPAMGVAPPDERARWLVAVADALDAAAERLIPIAERETAIPAGRLTGEVARTTGQLRLFADVCREGSFLEAMIDNADPGATPPRPEVRRTLMPLGPVAVFAASNFPFAFSVAGGDTASALAAGCPVVVKAHPGHPALSAATAEVVVDALRGAGAPAGAFALAYGTETGRRLVTDPRVRAVGFTGSLAGGRALFDLASARPDPVPFYGELGSLNPVFVTGAAADERAEEIASGFVASYTLGVGQFCTKPGLLFVPAGSPIARLAADHCADVRLGRMLGERIEEGFHTVVARLRAVPGVRTLTPAPSGAEPRPLLLGADVPTLLDHATELLEEAFGPASLVVEYADAGELRAAAGALPASLTAGVFARGDEPELAGLLPLLQDRAGRLVWNGWPTGVAVTWGMHHGGPYPATTAPLHTSVGATAVRRWLRPVAFQNWPQDLLPAALRDGTASPVRIDGVRQG, from the coding sequence ATGACCGGGGACAGCACGACGTCGGAGCTGGACGTGATCCTGGACGCGGCGGTGGCCGCCGCCCCGGCGATGGGCGTGGCCCCGCCGGACGAGCGGGCCCGGTGGCTGGTCGCGGTGGCCGACGCCCTCGACGCCGCCGCGGAGCGGCTGATCCCGATCGCGGAACGCGAGACCGCCATCCCGGCGGGTCGGCTGACCGGCGAGGTGGCCCGCACGACCGGGCAACTGCGGCTGTTCGCCGACGTCTGCCGGGAGGGGTCCTTCCTGGAGGCGATGATCGACAACGCCGATCCGGGCGCGACGCCGCCGAGGCCCGAGGTCCGGCGGACGCTGATGCCGCTCGGCCCGGTCGCCGTCTTCGCGGCCAGCAACTTCCCCTTCGCCTTCAGCGTCGCCGGTGGGGACACCGCGTCCGCCCTGGCCGCCGGCTGCCCGGTCGTCGTCAAGGCCCACCCCGGTCACCCGGCCCTGTCGGCGGCCACGGCGGAGGTGGTCGTCGACGCCCTGCGCGGGGCCGGCGCGCCCGCCGGCGCGTTCGCCCTGGCGTACGGCACGGAGACCGGCCGCCGGCTGGTGACCGACCCCCGGGTGCGGGCGGTCGGCTTCACCGGCTCCCTCGCGGGCGGCCGGGCGCTGTTCGACCTGGCGTCCGCCCGCCCGGACCCGGTGCCGTTCTACGGCGAGCTCGGCAGTCTCAACCCGGTGTTCGTGACCGGCGCGGCGGCGGACGAGCGCGCCGAGGAGATCGCCAGCGGATTCGTCGCCAGCTACACGCTCGGCGTCGGACAGTTCTGCACCAAGCCCGGCCTGCTGTTCGTGCCGGCGGGCTCGCCGATCGCCAGGCTCGCCGCCGACCACTGCGCCGACGTACGGCTCGGCCGGATGCTGGGGGAGCGGATCGAGGAGGGCTTCCACACGGTCGTGGCGCGGCTGCGCGCGGTGCCGGGCGTACGGACGCTCACCCCCGCCCCGTCCGGGGCGGAACCCCGACCGCTGCTGCTCGGCGCCGACGTGCCGACCCTGCTCGACCACGCCACCGAGCTGCTCGAAGAGGCGTTCGGGCCGGCGTCGCTGGTGGTGGAGTACGCCGACGCCGGCGAGCTGCGGGCGGCGGCCGGGGCGCTGCCCGCCTCGCTCACCGCCGGCGTCTTCGCCCGGGGCGACGAGCCGGAGCTCGCCGGTCTGCTGCCGCTGCTGCAGGACCGCGCCGGTCGTCTGGTGTGGAACGGCTGGCCCACCGGCGTGGCGGTCACCTGGGGGATGCACCACGGCGGCCCGTACCCGGCCACGACCGCGCCCCTGCACACCTCCGTCGGCGCGACGGCGGTACGCCGCTGGCTGCGTCCGGTCGCCTTCCAGAACTGGCCGCAGGACCTGCTGCCGGCAGCGTTGCGCGACGGCACGGCCTCGCCGGTACGCATCGACGGGGTACGGCAGGGGTGA
- a CDS encoding Gfo/Idh/MocA family oxidoreductase, whose product MTGAADRTTGPTVAIAGVGRFGALHARAWAEAGARIVGLVDPDADRLAGTARAHRVERTGTDLAALLDQVRPDIVVVASDEASHAGLAVTALTAGCHVFVEKPLALSAADAWRIADTARAHDRQVVAGHISRFTAQMSRMRAGVERGAVGRLCALRLRRDFSRAWFLSFGDRVDPVWESCVHDIDLAISFARARVRRVMAMRSAAAGDAAPSVVSALLEFDNGVIATVESAWLVPAAGPGTLDDGPLDLDGAIVGEAEVLGLDGILKQRLVSDALVEWTTAGVQVPDLSLWPEEDGLVGGALRREIGYALAVFTGRREPDLMPLEQACWGVEAAEAIVESLRVGAPVQTARR is encoded by the coding sequence CCTGCACGCCCGCGCCTGGGCCGAGGCCGGCGCCCGGATCGTCGGCCTGGTGGACCCGGACGCCGACCGGCTGGCCGGGACGGCCCGCGCCCACCGGGTCGAGCGGACCGGAACCGACCTCGCCGCCCTGCTCGACCAGGTCCGGCCGGACATCGTGGTGGTCGCCTCCGACGAGGCGTCCCACGCCGGGCTGGCGGTGACCGCGCTGACCGCCGGATGCCACGTCTTCGTCGAGAAGCCGCTGGCGCTCTCCGCCGCCGACGCGTGGCGGATCGCCGACACCGCGCGGGCCCACGACCGGCAGGTGGTGGCCGGGCACATCTCCCGGTTCACCGCCCAGATGAGCCGGATGCGGGCCGGGGTGGAACGCGGCGCGGTGGGCCGGCTCTGCGCGTTGCGGCTGCGCCGCGACTTCAGCCGGGCCTGGTTCCTCAGCTTCGGCGACCGGGTCGACCCGGTCTGGGAGTCCTGCGTCCACGACATCGACCTGGCGATCTCGTTCGCCCGCGCCCGGGTCCGCCGGGTGATGGCGATGCGCAGCGCCGCCGCCGGTGACGCCGCGCCCAGCGTGGTCAGCGCGCTGCTCGAGTTCGACAACGGCGTGATCGCCACCGTCGAGTCCGCCTGGCTCGTGCCGGCGGCGGGACCGGGCACCCTGGACGACGGGCCGCTGGACCTCGACGGGGCGATCGTCGGCGAGGCCGAGGTGCTGGGTCTGGACGGGATCCTGAAGCAGCGGCTGGTCAGCGACGCGCTGGTGGAGTGGACGACGGCCGGCGTCCAGGTGCCCGACCTGTCGCTGTGGCCGGAGGAGGACGGGCTGGTCGGCGGGGCGCTGCGCCGCGAGATCGGCTACGCCCTCGCGGTCTTCACCGGCCGGCGGGAGCCCGACCTGATGCCGCTGGAGCAGGCCTGCTGGGGCGTCGAGGCGGCCGAGGCCATCGTCGAGTCGCTGCGCGTCGGCGCCCCGGTGCAGACCGCCCGACGCTGA